A window from Polyangium spumosum encodes these proteins:
- a CDS encoding cation:proton antiporter gives MIRGLLVLALVAGIAFAARSFLPSDVTITGSGAALAFGFLLLAAMQTGHIFHDLRLPHLTGFILCGALFGPEVLRLITPSMLGDLTLVKKVAVGLIALTAGCELNFARLWPKIRTIGLLAAVSLVACALLLFAVFFAISSRLPFTAGMEPAQRAVVSLILANVLCARSPAVVISILKESRAAGPLSELALSTVVIADLTVVVSFAFSDSLAHAVFPVAGAAQTSVLGALAAHILGSILVGVGIGLVFALYIRRVGLRVGLFVFAVLFVVAEAGGALHLDPLLVGLSAGLFLENVSPVSGHEVIQETEIAAMPTFAVFFAVVGAEVHLHAFLSVAPYAALAALVRAAGIYVGARAAGRVAGLDPRIGRLVPFGMFPQAGIAIGLAGLVAATFPPWGADAATLILGTIVINEMLGPVLFRMALARADEIGKKRDGSLLDLPSHAPTPEADVEAT, from the coding sequence ATGATCCGCGGCTTGCTCGTCCTCGCGCTCGTCGCCGGCATCGCCTTCGCGGCGCGCTCCTTCTTGCCTTCGGACGTCACGATCACGGGCTCGGGCGCGGCGCTCGCGTTTGGCTTCCTGCTGCTCGCGGCGATGCAGACGGGGCACATCTTCCACGACCTCCGGCTGCCGCACCTCACGGGCTTCATCCTTTGCGGCGCGCTCTTCGGCCCCGAGGTGCTCCGCCTCATCACGCCGTCCATGCTCGGCGACCTCACGCTCGTGAAGAAGGTCGCGGTCGGGCTCATCGCGCTCACGGCGGGCTGCGAGCTCAACTTCGCGCGCCTGTGGCCGAAGATCCGCACGATCGGCCTCCTCGCCGCCGTGAGCCTCGTCGCCTGCGCGCTCCTGCTCTTCGCGGTCTTCTTCGCGATCTCGTCCCGCCTCCCGTTCACGGCGGGCATGGAGCCTGCGCAGCGCGCCGTCGTGTCTCTCATCCTCGCGAACGTCCTCTGCGCGCGCTCGCCGGCGGTCGTGATCAGCATCCTCAAGGAGTCACGCGCCGCGGGTCCGCTCAGCGAGCTCGCGCTCTCGACCGTGGTCATCGCCGACCTCACCGTCGTCGTCTCCTTCGCGTTCTCGGACTCCCTCGCGCACGCGGTCTTCCCGGTCGCGGGAGCCGCGCAGACGTCGGTGCTCGGCGCGCTCGCCGCGCACATCCTCGGGTCGATCCTCGTCGGCGTGGGCATTGGCCTCGTCTTCGCGCTCTACATCCGCCGCGTGGGCCTGCGCGTCGGCCTGTTCGTGTTCGCCGTGCTCTTCGTCGTCGCCGAGGCGGGCGGCGCGCTCCACCTCGATCCGCTGCTCGTCGGCCTCTCGGCGGGGCTCTTCCTGGAGAACGTGAGCCCGGTCAGCGGACACGAGGTCATCCAGGAGACGGAGATCGCCGCGATGCCCACCTTCGCCGTCTTCTTCGCGGTGGTGGGGGCGGAGGTGCACCTGCACGCGTTCCTCTCGGTGGCTCCGTACGCCGCGCTTGCTGCGCTCGTCCGGGCGGCTGGCATCTACGTCGGCGCGCGCGCGGCTGGGCGTGTCGCGGGGCTCGACCCTCGTATCGGGCGCTTGGTCCCCTTCGGCATGTTCCCGCAGGCGGGCATCGCGATCGGCCTCGCGGGCCTCGTCGCCGCCACCTTCCCGCCCTGGGGTGCGGACGCAGCGACGCTCATCCTCGGCACGATCGTCATCAACGAGATGCTCGGCCCCGTCCTCTTCCGGATGGCCCTCGCGCGTGCCGACGAGATCGGCAAGAAGCGCGACGGCAGCCTGCTCGACCTGCCCTCGCACGCCCCCACGCCCGAGGCCGACGTGGAGGCCACGTGA
- a CDS encoding biopolymer transporter ExbD — protein MGGVDVGSEGGKKKATNADINMVPFIDLLMCTIAFLLITAVWVTNSRMNADAQVPGPPNPDKELTPQTPEKVLNLHIGETDFALVWKQGATVVSEVRVPKPPPSDSPILRYPDLAKKLEAEWNTNGNHRDPSDKKLDQAIMHTDNRAPFKEIVAVLDALYATKRKIKLPEGEKELPVFNMTFSVR, from the coding sequence ATGGGTGGCGTCGACGTAGGCAGCGAGGGCGGCAAGAAGAAGGCGACGAATGCGGACATCAACATGGTCCCGTTTATCGACCTGTTGATGTGCACGATCGCGTTTCTCCTGATCACCGCCGTCTGGGTCACGAACTCGCGCATGAACGCGGACGCGCAGGTCCCCGGGCCGCCGAACCCCGACAAGGAGCTCACGCCGCAGACGCCTGAGAAGGTGCTGAACCTCCACATCGGTGAGACCGACTTCGCGCTCGTGTGGAAGCAGGGCGCGACCGTCGTGAGCGAGGTGCGTGTCCCCAAGCCGCCGCCGAGCGACAGCCCCATCCTCCGGTACCCGGACCTCGCGAAGAAGCTCGAGGCCGAGTGGAATACGAACGGCAACCATCGCGATCCGAGCGACAAGAAGCTCGATCAGGCGATCATGCACACCGACAACCGCGCTCCCTTCAAGGAGATCGTCGCGGTGCTCGACGCGCTCTACGCGACGAAGCGCAAAATCAAGCTCCCCGAAGGTGAGAAGGAGCTGCCGGTCTTCAACATGACGTTCTCTGTCCGCTGA
- a CDS encoding MotA/TolQ/ExbB proton channel family protein has protein sequence MWGAIKENPTFLVMNLVVSAIVVTVIIERSYFQLDRYRVNSKEFFAQIKKLVVAGNIDRAIKLCDAGDYPILQLVKAGLTQASKGADEIDAALSEKLSELKPAVEKRVALLWSLANIATLIGLIGTVSGLIKTFASISAPGLSAAVKQQMLSNGIAEAMYNTAFGLGIAVLCMIAHVMLHTRSKNIQHDLESTTERVFNLLTIAKPNF, from the coding sequence ATGTGGGGGGCCATCAAGGAGAACCCCACCTTCCTCGTGATGAACCTCGTCGTCTCGGCGATCGTGGTGACGGTCATCATCGAGCGCTCGTACTTCCAGCTCGATCGCTACCGCGTCAACTCCAAGGAGTTCTTCGCCCAGATCAAGAAGCTCGTCGTCGCCGGCAACATCGACCGCGCCATCAAGCTCTGCGACGCCGGCGATTACCCGATCCTGCAGCTCGTCAAGGCCGGCCTCACGCAGGCGAGCAAGGGCGCCGACGAGATCGACGCCGCCCTCAGCGAGAAGCTCTCCGAGCTCAAGCCCGCCGTCGAGAAGCGCGTCGCGCTGCTCTGGTCCCTCGCGAACATCGCCACGCTGATCGGCCTCATCGGCACCGTCAGCGGTCTGATCAAGACCTTCGCCTCGATCTCGGCCCCCGGCCTCTCCGCCGCCGTCAAGCAGCAGATGCTCTCGAACGGCATCGCGGAGGCCATGTACAACACGGCGTTCGGCCTCGGCATCGCCGTGCTCTGCATGATCGCGCACGTCATGCTTCACACCCGGTCGAAGAACATCCAGCACGACCTGGAGTCGACCACCGAGCGCGTCTTCAACCTGCTGACGATCGCCAAGCCGAACTTCTAG
- a CDS encoding zinc ribbon domain-containing protein codes for MTNAFDPGPSGDTFPCGQCGAKLGYDAGAQAMKCPYCGFQQAIPQAPGGLVREIPIEEGMRLAARGYGTPVAQVSCRECGATVNVPPGEQTATCTFCRSQQVLAQQSAGTAIRPESVVPFKVDKNSANQRFEQWLGSLWFRPSDLSKMAKVEGFAGVYVPYWTFDARVDSTWSAEAGYHYYETETYRDEQGNQQTRQVQKTRWEPARGRRADVFDDVIICASKGLPESLGDSFRTFDTRELTPYRPEFLAGWRAESYAIDLMPAWQSGQSIMSATQRSRCASDIPGDTHRNLHVDDHFSHVTFKHVLLPVWIAAYRYQDKPFQFLVNGQTGEVIGKAPYSFWKIFFFVLFLVAVVVIIAVVAKSR; via the coding sequence GTGACGAACGCCTTCGATCCGGGGCCTTCGGGCGACACGTTCCCGTGCGGCCAGTGTGGCGCGAAGCTTGGTTACGACGCGGGCGCGCAGGCCATGAAGTGCCCTTATTGTGGCTTTCAGCAGGCCATCCCGCAGGCGCCCGGCGGCCTCGTGCGCGAGATCCCCATCGAGGAGGGCATGCGCCTCGCCGCGCGTGGGTACGGCACGCCCGTCGCGCAGGTGAGCTGCCGCGAGTGTGGCGCGACGGTCAACGTCCCGCCGGGCGAGCAGACCGCGACGTGTACGTTCTGTCGATCGCAGCAGGTCCTCGCGCAGCAGTCCGCGGGCACGGCGATCCGGCCCGAGTCCGTCGTCCCGTTCAAGGTCGACAAGAACAGCGCGAACCAGCGCTTCGAGCAGTGGCTCGGCTCGCTCTGGTTCCGCCCGAGCGACCTCTCGAAGATGGCCAAGGTCGAGGGGTTCGCCGGCGTGTACGTGCCTTACTGGACGTTCGACGCGCGCGTGGATTCGACGTGGAGCGCCGAGGCCGGCTACCATTATTACGAGACCGAAACATACAGGGACGAGCAGGGCAACCAGCAGACGCGGCAGGTGCAGAAGACGCGCTGGGAGCCTGCGCGGGGCCGCCGCGCCGACGTGTTCGACGACGTGATCATCTGCGCCTCGAAGGGTTTGCCCGAGAGCCTCGGCGACAGCTTCCGCACCTTCGACACGCGCGAGCTCACGCCCTACCGGCCCGAGTTCCTCGCTGGCTGGCGGGCCGAGTCCTACGCGATCGACCTCATGCCCGCGTGGCAGTCGGGGCAAAGCATCATGAGCGCGACCCAGCGCAGCCGCTGCGCGAGCGACATCCCCGGCGACACGCACCGCAACCTGCACGTCGACGACCACTTCTCGCACGTGACCTTCAAGCACGTGCTCCTGCCCGTGTGGATCGCGGCCTATCGGTACCAGGACAAGCCCTTCCAGTTCCTCGTGAACGGCCAGACCGGCGAGGTGATCGGCAAGGCGCCGTATTCCTTCTGGAAGATCTTCTTCTTCGTGCTCTTCCTGGTGGCCGTCGTGGTGATCATCGCCGTCGTCGCGAAGAGCCGCTAG
- a CDS encoding biopolymer transporter ExbD: MAETNDAPLSASQKSRIRRLSQPKDPDPGEEAGELNIVPFLDIITNVMMFVLASVSVTFIVSVESNPPAIGGKGRSDVASKALNLSAFITTQGISLKTSSGNIAPGCQGVGPGITVPKHESGVYDFDGVKSCAKKLKNAAPEFKEETQVTITANPGIEYGTIFDTMDALRRDGEEDLFPQVHFGVAR, translated from the coding sequence ATGGCCGAGACCAACGACGCTCCGCTCAGCGCCTCCCAGAAATCGCGGATCCGGCGGCTCTCCCAGCCGAAAGATCCGGACCCGGGCGAAGAGGCGGGTGAGCTCAACATCGTGCCCTTCCTCGACATCATCACGAACGTGATGATGTTCGTGCTCGCCAGCGTCTCGGTCACCTTCATCGTCTCGGTCGAGTCGAACCCGCCCGCGATCGGCGGCAAGGGTCGGAGCGACGTGGCGAGCAAGGCGCTGAACCTGTCGGCGTTCATCACGACGCAGGGGATCTCGCTCAAGACCTCGAGCGGCAACATCGCCCCGGGCTGTCAGGGCGTCGGGCCCGGCATCACGGTGCCGAAACACGAGAGCGGCGTCTACGACTTCGACGGCGTCAAGAGCTGCGCGAAGAAGCTCAAGAACGCGGCCCCCGAGTTCAAGGAGGAGACGCAGGTGACCATCACCGCGAACCCGGGCATCGAATACGGGACGATCTTCGACACGATGGACGCGCTCCGGCGAGACGGCGAGGAGGACCTCTTCCCGCAAGTGCACTTCGGGGTGGCGCGATGA
- a CDS encoding MotA/TolQ/ExbB proton channel family protein produces MHGAYEHFKEGGWGMWPILFWNIITIGIIVERSIFLFGASINKDVFLATMQKCILAGDVAKAVKMCSAANAPLARIVQAGLVKVNRPDEEVQAAMDEAALRELPRLAKNTPYLALLANLAMLSGLLGTVTGLIMAFGSVGGESVDPSQKARVLAAGISEAMNCTAFGLAVAIIGLIGFAILNGKTQQIEDDINEASVMVLNLVVTNRQKVNLAAVGQAAA; encoded by the coding sequence ATGCACGGAGCGTACGAGCACTTCAAAGAAGGTGGATGGGGCATGTGGCCCATCCTGTTCTGGAATATCATCACGATCGGCATCATCGTGGAGCGTTCCATCTTCCTCTTCGGCGCGTCGATCAACAAGGACGTGTTCCTTGCCACGATGCAGAAGTGCATCCTCGCCGGTGACGTGGCGAAGGCCGTGAAGATGTGCTCCGCCGCCAACGCGCCGCTCGCCCGCATCGTGCAGGCTGGCCTCGTGAAGGTGAACCGCCCCGACGAGGAGGTTCAGGCTGCGATGGACGAGGCTGCGCTCCGCGAGCTGCCGCGCCTCGCCAAGAACACGCCGTATCTCGCGCTCCTCGCGAACCTCGCGATGCTCTCGGGCCTCCTCGGCACCGTGACGGGCCTCATCATGGCGTTCGGATCCGTCGGTGGTGAGTCGGTCGATCCGAGCCAGAAGGCGCGCGTCCTCGCGGCCGGCATCTCGGAGGCCATGAACTGCACCGCGTTCGGCCTCGCCGTCGCGATCATCGGCCTCATCGGCTTCGCCATCCTCAACGGCAAGACGCAGCAGATCGAGGACGACATCAACGAGGCGTCGGTGATGGTGCTGAACCTCGTCGTGACGAACCGCCAGAAGGTGAACCTCGCGGCCGTGGGCCAGGCGGCTGCCTGA
- a CDS encoding HD domain-containing protein — protein MILRDPVHGLVAFESEEDSIVPRLLGAREMQRLRRIRQLGLTSLAYPGAEHTRFAHAIGAAHVMKLLLARLRQIDRELPFWQRVTSERARDAIAAALLHDVGHGPLSHLFEAAMPGAVEHETWTERILLDPTCELHQILAEDDPSLPRRVADLVAGKHELPYLARAVSGTFDVDRCDYLLRDAHATGVRYGDYDLPWLLRSLRFSEPSGPPGHHAPSLAIDGQKGIVAIESFLLARYFMFQQVYFHKATRAAEWMIGAILRRALALVVDGTRLPILPAAIAAVAAGDVPSLDQYLELDDQVLLGAIHAWEDAKDPALGDLCKRLRARALFKTIELSPEAHAEDEGSTSHAFGALDEEARKKVLETARVIASERGLDPDLYVGLDVATDTPYAEDDSLHVVFPKGRPRPPSEVSFLLDRLRNETLTRCRLIFAPELRDAMREAFVR, from the coding sequence GTGATCCTGCGTGACCCGGTGCATGGGCTCGTCGCGTTCGAAAGTGAAGAGGACTCGATCGTCCCGCGGCTCCTCGGCGCGAGAGAGATGCAACGCCTGCGGAGGATCCGCCAGCTCGGGCTCACCTCGCTCGCGTACCCGGGCGCCGAGCACACGCGCTTCGCCCACGCGATCGGCGCGGCGCACGTGATGAAGCTCCTGCTCGCGCGCCTGCGGCAGATCGACCGCGAGCTGCCATTCTGGCAACGCGTGACGAGCGAACGCGCGCGCGACGCCATCGCGGCCGCCCTGCTCCACGACGTCGGCCACGGACCGCTCTCGCACCTCTTCGAGGCGGCGATGCCGGGCGCCGTGGAGCACGAGACCTGGACCGAGCGGATCCTGCTCGATCCGACGTGCGAGCTGCACCAGATCCTCGCCGAGGACGACCCGAGCCTCCCGCGCCGCGTCGCCGATCTCGTCGCGGGCAAGCACGAGCTGCCGTACCTGGCGCGCGCCGTGAGCGGCACCTTCGACGTCGACCGCTGCGACTACCTCCTGCGCGACGCGCACGCGACGGGCGTGCGGTACGGCGACTACGATCTGCCGTGGTTGCTCCGCAGCCTGCGCTTCAGCGAGCCGAGCGGACCGCCCGGCCACCACGCGCCCTCGCTCGCCATCGACGGACAGAAGGGCATCGTCGCGATCGAGTCGTTCCTGCTCGCGCGTTACTTCATGTTCCAGCAGGTCTACTTCCACAAAGCGACACGCGCGGCCGAGTGGATGATCGGCGCGATCCTCCGGCGCGCGCTCGCGCTCGTCGTGGACGGCACGCGCCTGCCCATCTTGCCGGCGGCGATCGCCGCGGTCGCGGCGGGCGACGTGCCCTCGCTCGATCAGTACCTCGAGCTCGACGACCAGGTGCTGCTCGGCGCCATCCACGCCTGGGAGGACGCGAAGGACCCGGCGCTCGGCGACCTCTGCAAGCGTCTCCGCGCGCGCGCGCTCTTCAAGACGATCGAGCTCTCGCCCGAGGCGCACGCGGAGGACGAGGGATCGACGAGCCACGCGTTCGGCGCGCTCGACGAGGAGGCGCGGAAGAAGGTGCTCGAGACCGCGCGCGTGATCGCCTCGGAGCGGGGCCTCGATCCAGACCTCTACGTGGGCCTCGACGTCGCGACGGACACGCCGTATGCCGAGGACGACTCGTTGCACGTGGTCTTCCCCAAGGGAAGGCCACGTCCCCCCTCGGAGGTCTCGTTCTTGCTCGACCGTCTGCGCAACGAAACGCTCACCCGCTGCCGGCTGATCTTCGCCCCGGAGCTGCGCGACGCGATGCGGGAGGCGTTCGTACGTTGA
- a CDS encoding DUF4147 domain-containing protein, producing MSADEAALRRVLAVVFRQSLAVLDPARLVAEALPARPPDGARVRLFAAGKAAAAMARGALSRWGDRIEATLVVTVDGAPIDWTALDLRSPPVVLHAAHPVPDERSIAAAHAAIAHVHGLGPDDRLLVLISGGSSALLVLPPPGLDLEDERRVVRALLEGGAPIHDVNLVRRHLTRIKGGRLALAAAPALVQTLALSDVVGGAVHDIGSGPTVADPTTAAEARLVLARHAPAELAARLAPHLDDTPRPFPVRTEARLLAGPEDLARAAATGLSAHGFSVRIEPPEGGDAHAVVEKRLAQAAALAPGSAIVVACEPTLALPPRRGRGGRAGWVALAAMKRLPPGVALLCGASDGTDGSSAAAGAVTSLRAAGELDAGRIDAALAGYDDAAIHEAIGTAIITGPTGQNLTDLHILARVFSES from the coding sequence ATGAGCGCCGACGAGGCGGCCCTCCGGCGCGTCCTCGCCGTGGTGTTCCGGCAGAGCCTCGCCGTGCTCGATCCGGCGCGCCTCGTCGCGGAGGCCCTGCCCGCGCGCCCGCCCGACGGCGCACGCGTCCGGCTCTTCGCTGCGGGCAAAGCCGCGGCGGCGATGGCGCGAGGTGCCCTCTCGCGCTGGGGAGATCGGATCGAGGCGACGCTCGTCGTGACGGTCGACGGCGCGCCGATCGACTGGACCGCGCTCGATCTCCGAAGCCCGCCCGTCGTCCTCCACGCCGCGCATCCTGTCCCCGACGAACGCAGCATCGCGGCGGCTCACGCGGCGATCGCGCATGTCCATGGCCTCGGCCCGGACGATCGGCTCCTCGTGTTGATCTCGGGAGGCAGCTCCGCATTACTCGTGTTGCCTCCGCCCGGGCTCGACCTCGAGGACGAACGCCGCGTCGTCCGCGCCCTCCTCGAAGGTGGCGCGCCCATCCACGACGTGAACCTCGTCCGCCGCCACCTCACGCGTATCAAGGGCGGACGGCTCGCCCTCGCGGCCGCGCCTGCCCTCGTGCAGACGCTCGCCCTTTCCGACGTCGTCGGCGGCGCGGTCCACGACATCGGCTCCGGCCCCACGGTCGCCGACCCTACGACCGCCGCCGAGGCGCGCCTCGTGCTCGCGCGCCATGCCCCGGCGGAGCTCGCCGCGCGCCTCGCGCCCCACCTCGACGATACGCCGCGACCGTTTCCGGTGCGCACCGAGGCGCGCCTGCTCGCCGGCCCCGAAGACCTCGCCCGCGCCGCCGCGACAGGTCTCTCCGCGCATGGCTTCTCCGTCCGGATCGAGCCTCCCGAGGGCGGCGACGCGCATGCCGTGGTGGAAAAACGCCTCGCGCAGGCTGCGGCGCTCGCTCCTGGGAGCGCGATCGTCGTCGCTTGCGAGCCCACGCTCGCCTTACCGCCTCGGCGTGGCCGGGGCGGGCGCGCTGGCTGGGTCGCGCTGGCCGCCATGAAACGGCTTCCTCCGGGCGTCGCGCTCCTCTGCGGCGCCTCGGACGGGACCGACGGGAGCTCCGCCGCCGCGGGCGCGGTCACGAGCCTACGCGCTGCGGGCGAGCTCGACGCAGGCCGTATCGACGCAGCGCTCGCCGGCTACGACGACGCCGCGATCCACGAGGCGATCGGCACGGCGATCATCACGGGGCCGACGGGGCAGAACCTCACGGATCTGCACATCCTGGCGCGGGTTTTTTCGGAATCCTGA
- a CDS encoding ExbD/TolR family protein — protein MGGHAKPPSKHHNPHAHVIHVPGRRLMHHIPLKFVWNKVAGHGRRSGNAALNLVSFIDFLITTVIFLLMSFSASGEIAVDKNVKLPKAENVEDIIDAPMVAVNGNQILVDGTLAGSTRAIEELGRMQKIDELFTLLKNKRELWKQVQPNKPFPGVCILQVDQNVPAIVVKSVFQTAAFAGYPNVSFMVSKLPKSGG, from the coding sequence ATGGGTGGCCACGCCAAACCGCCTTCGAAGCACCACAACCCGCACGCCCACGTCATTCACGTGCCTGGGCGTCGGCTCATGCACCACATCCCGCTGAAGTTCGTCTGGAACAAGGTCGCGGGGCACGGCAGGAGGAGCGGCAACGCTGCGCTGAACCTGGTGAGCTTCATCGACTTCTTGATCACGACCGTCATCTTCCTCCTGATGTCCTTCTCGGCGTCCGGTGAGATCGCGGTCGACAAGAACGTCAAGCTCCCCAAGGCCGAGAACGTCGAAGACATCATCGACGCGCCGATGGTCGCCGTGAACGGCAACCAGATCCTCGTCGACGGCACGCTCGCCGGCTCGACGCGCGCGATCGAGGAGCTCGGCCGCATGCAGAAGATCGACGAGCTCTTCACGCTCCTGAAGAACAAGCGCGAGCTCTGGAAGCAGGTCCAGCCGAACAAGCCGTTCCCCGGCGTCTGCATCCTCCAGGTCGATCAGAACGTGCCCGCGATCGTCGTGAAGAGCGTCTTCCAGACCGCTGCTTTCGCCGGTTATCCGAACGTCAGCTTCATGGTCTCCAAGCTTCCCAAGTCGGGAGGCTGA
- a CDS encoding ExbD/TolR family protein: MSTEETFDHGGPNDPRPAPRPRPAQAQKGSLVKYKAALRKAKRKNAREPEIDFLNITAMLDLMTIILVFLLKSLASSAGAIPQSDDLRLPQSVMVGEPSDEGVLVVVSKTQILVGDESTAVVSLPSREQMAQSGIDAKHKRSGPNDLYIVPLANALQHAREVDKAVRAAKGLDPSTSEARIVADRTTPYRTLIEVLYTLGQSEFGKYHLMALSGKK, from the coding sequence ATGAGCACCGAAGAGACCTTCGATCACGGCGGGCCCAACGATCCCCGCCCGGCGCCCCGTCCGAGGCCCGCGCAAGCCCAGAAAGGCAGCCTCGTCAAGTACAAGGCCGCCCTCCGGAAGGCGAAACGCAAGAACGCGCGCGAGCCGGAGATCGACTTCCTCAACATCACGGCGATGCTCGACCTGATGACCATCATCCTGGTCTTCTTGCTGAAGAGCCTCGCCTCGTCGGCCGGCGCGATCCCGCAGTCGGACGACCTGCGCCTGCCGCAGTCCGTGATGGTCGGCGAGCCGAGCGACGAGGGCGTGCTCGTCGTGGTCTCGAAGACGCAGATCCTCGTCGGCGACGAGTCGACGGCCGTCGTGAGCTTGCCGAGCCGCGAGCAGATGGCCCAGTCGGGCATCGACGCCAAGCACAAACGCAGCGGCCCGAACGACCTCTACATCGTGCCGCTCGCGAACGCGCTCCAGCACGCGCGCGAGGTCGACAAGGCCGTCCGCGCCGCCAAAGGCCTCGACCCGTCCACCTCCGAAGCGCGCATCGTCGCGGACCGGACCACGCCCTACCGCACGCTCATCGAGGTGCTCTACACCCTCGGCCAGAGCGAGTTCGGCAAGTACCACCTGATGGCGCTGAGCGGGAAGAAGTGA